A single region of the Pseudomonas granadensis genome encodes:
- a CDS encoding SpvB/TcaC N-terminal domain-containing protein — MNEHPQPPQQSTMQINTPALPKGGGAIQSIGKGSAGVGTKGTASLELPLPISAGRGFAPALGLGYSSSTGNSPCGIGWQLTVDAVTLRTVKGVPAYDGSDQVVGPDGDVWMPERNESDGELISRSASTYNGVALPTTYTVVRHWPRVEGAFTLIEHWSTLVDKPGLWLLHGADGSLHIYGSTANSRRADPNDPQRVGVWMIEESLNTRGEHIVYEYKAETDLPAAPQYRDYRAQRYLKRVCYGNEKASAHLYAWDTGSWENQLWHFQLLFDYGERSSDLETVPTFAEQQPWPERSDPYWIYAYGFELGNRRLCRQVLMFHHFPEELGDDPVLVQRLLLQYRSDPLGYNHLIAAHQQAYDGLGQIESRPPMEFSYNAFDLAPTPQGWKKFLDMPGLNDGQQYQMVDLYGEGLSGVLCRYDRAWYYREPLRAEAGGDEVVYSEWKRLEHVPTADSGKPIRQSLTDLTGDGKLDWVLATPGMCGYFTLGPDRNWSGFVPFDAFPGEFFHPMAQTADLVGDGLSDLTLIGPRSVRLYANRRAAGFTDALDVPHREKTAAGDDDYLPVLSNSPTEVVAFADVIGSGQQHLVRIRHNEVKCWPNLGRGRFGKGFVLCDLPFAYSEFNASQVLLADLDGSGAADLIYLETARLRVFMNQAGSGFAQNSVDLPWPEGLAYDRLWQVSSADLQGLGCSSLIVTLPHMSPRHWHYDFVNAKPYLLNRSCNNMGAGSGVTYRSSAQEWLDEKREQIAAGVDNPVSALPMAMHLVSRQTQCDEITGNRLTQIFSYRGGYYDRFEREFRGFRLLLQNDTEASPAERAAAGFTAPILSKTWFHTGEAIDPPRTGYYAGDVEAVELKPTLLQNYHFNDGAAQAFTVTDDDSAREIARTLSGRVLRSEVYSADDNPDTAVPYVAQEHRYGVRILRPKSKYQPYAVILPLDVESLSYQYEPSLADDPLCQHQLSLEWDAYGSSLHGFTVNYARRRTLADMPPFSDEHQQNWWRDAHDDAQQKWYLSQTRAQPIHLPDIEAWRLDLPFQQRSNALVVEKAALSPQQINHEHFLQMSGDDGEWAKQAVLASLSLQRYINPQNAQTLEPGEATFAGLPGYVERAELDAIALSAYDKLKNTDGEMPFNLKEKLESPEVGYHIMPLFLPAAAETAIADPDDAKNYLWSVHRGFPTYHGFDSFYNLEKYRETRSHGETLIIYDAYGCLTTAVTLPDGCTTRSLDVDYRTFLPASIEDANRNIQEARYNAFGEPLVTSFHGTELGKPVGFDPLSSYVPPPDRDPMGAIADPKNAIGRFASASFWDTFSWMGRVSRNPPPAPDWLEWAKNHGFILPSGHLCDHARQHLTGLENPDANEMLLQQQIDAAQREPVYSVALLADRYPGDPEMQVRVSIACLDGFGRSLQTKQEVEPGKSWQVGENGELILNADGQPIEAEVTRRWRVSEPVEYNNKGEKVRIYRPYFADQPRYINDRSMRAHAFHDQQFYDAAGRPTETVLAKQMLQGNPPTMKHLRRQVWYWIWCNVAFDENDLFEPPPEQRRRNWWS, encoded by the coding sequence ATGAATGAACACCCGCAGCCGCCGCAACAATCGACGATGCAAATCAACACCCCGGCCCTGCCCAAGGGTGGCGGCGCCATTCAAAGCATCGGCAAGGGTTCGGCCGGCGTAGGCACCAAGGGTACGGCGTCGCTCGAACTGCCTTTGCCGATTTCAGCCGGGCGTGGTTTTGCCCCTGCGCTGGGGCTGGGTTACAGCAGCAGCACCGGCAACAGCCCCTGCGGCATCGGCTGGCAACTGACGGTCGACGCGGTAACCCTGCGCACGGTCAAGGGCGTGCCGGCGTATGACGGCAGCGACCAGGTGGTGGGCCCTGACGGCGATGTGTGGATGCCCGAGCGCAATGAAAGCGACGGCGAGCTGATTTCCCGCAGCGCCAGCACCTACAACGGCGTTGCCCTGCCCACCACCTATACCGTCGTGCGTCACTGGCCGCGGGTCGAGGGTGCCTTCACCCTGATCGAGCACTGGTCGACCCTGGTGGACAAGCCCGGTTTGTGGCTGCTTCACGGCGCCGACGGCAGCCTGCACATTTATGGCAGCACCGCCAATTCGCGCCGGGCCGATCCGAACGACCCGCAGCGTGTCGGCGTGTGGATGATCGAGGAAAGCCTCAATACCCGTGGTGAACACATCGTCTACGAGTACAAGGCCGAAACAGACCTCCCCGCTGCCCCGCAGTATCGTGACTACCGAGCTCAGCGCTATCTCAAACGCGTGTGTTACGGCAACGAAAAGGCTTCTGCGCATCTGTACGCCTGGGACACCGGCAGTTGGGAAAACCAGCTGTGGCACTTTCAGCTGCTGTTCGACTATGGCGAGCGCAGCAGCGATCTTGAAACAGTGCCGACCTTTGCCGAGCAGCAGCCTTGGCCCGAGCGCAGCGACCCTTACTGGATCTACGCCTATGGTTTCGAATTAGGTAACCGACGCCTGTGTCGACAAGTGCTGATGTTTCATCATTTCCCCGAAGAGCTGGGCGATGACCCGGTGCTGGTGCAGCGCCTGCTCCTGCAATATCGCTCCGATCCGCTTGGCTACAACCATTTGATTGCCGCTCACCAGCAGGCTTACGACGGGCTCGGCCAGATCGAAAGCCGGCCGCCCATGGAGTTCAGCTACAACGCGTTCGACCTCGCCCCGACACCCCAGGGCTGGAAAAAATTTCTCGACATGCCCGGCCTCAACGACGGTCAGCAGTATCAGATGGTCGACCTGTATGGTGAAGGCCTGTCGGGTGTGCTGTGTCGCTATGACCGGGCCTGGTATTACCGCGAGCCATTGCGCGCAGAGGCCGGCGGCGACGAAGTCGTCTACAGCGAGTGGAAACGCCTCGAACATGTGCCGACGGCTGACTCTGGCAAACCGATTCGTCAGTCCCTCACCGACCTGACCGGCGATGGCAAGCTCGACTGGGTCCTCGCCACGCCGGGCATGTGCGGATATTTCACCCTCGGCCCGGACCGCAACTGGTCGGGATTTGTGCCGTTCGATGCGTTTCCCGGCGAGTTTTTCCACCCGATGGCACAGACTGCAGACCTGGTGGGTGACGGCCTGAGCGACCTGACACTGATCGGCCCGCGCAGCGTGCGTCTGTATGCCAACCGTCGCGCAGCAGGATTCACCGACGCCCTCGATGTACCTCATCGAGAAAAAACCGCCGCGGGCGACGACGATTACCTGCCCGTGCTCAGCAACAGCCCGACCGAAGTCGTTGCGTTCGCCGATGTCATTGGCAGTGGTCAGCAACATCTGGTGCGCATCCGTCACAACGAAGTCAAATGCTGGCCGAATCTGGGCCGTGGGCGTTTCGGCAAGGGTTTTGTGCTGTGCGACCTGCCCTTCGCCTACAGCGAATTCAATGCCTCCCAAGTGCTGCTCGCCGACCTCGACGGTTCGGGTGCGGCTGATCTGATCTACCTGGAAACCGCGCGCCTGCGGGTGTTCATGAATCAAGCTGGCAGCGGCTTTGCGCAGAACTCAGTCGATCTGCCCTGGCCGGAGGGCCTCGCCTACGACCGGCTCTGGCAGGTCAGCAGCGCCGACCTGCAAGGCCTCGGCTGTTCCAGCCTGATCGTGACGCTGCCGCACATGTCGCCCCGCCACTGGCATTACGACTTCGTCAACGCCAAGCCGTATCTGTTGAACAGAAGTTGCAACAACATGGGCGCCGGCAGCGGCGTGACTTACCGCAGCTCGGCGCAGGAATGGCTGGATGAAAAACGTGAGCAGATCGCCGCCGGGGTCGACAACCCGGTTTCAGCACTGCCGATGGCCATGCATTTGGTTAGTCGGCAAACCCAATGCGATGAAATCACCGGCAACAGGCTGACGCAAATCTTCAGCTATCGCGGCGGTTACTACGACCGCTTCGAGCGCGAATTCCGCGGTTTTCGTCTTTTGCTGCAAAACGACACCGAAGCATCGCCAGCCGAGCGTGCGGCCGCCGGCTTCACCGCGCCCATCCTCAGCAAGACTTGGTTCCACACTGGCGAGGCCATCGATCCGCCGAGAACCGGTTATTACGCCGGCGACGTGGAAGCGGTCGAGCTCAAGCCGACGTTGCTGCAGAACTACCACTTCAATGACGGCGCGGCGCAAGCGTTCACGGTGACCGATGACGACAGCGCCCGAGAGATCGCCCGTACGTTGAGCGGCAGGGTGCTGCGCTCGGAGGTCTACTCGGCGGACGATAACCCGGATACCGCCGTGCCCTATGTGGCACAAGAGCATCGCTACGGCGTGCGGATATTACGGCCTAAAAGCAAATATCAACCGTACGCGGTGATCTTGCCGCTGGATGTCGAATCGCTGAGCTACCAATACGAGCCATCGCTCGCTGACGATCCGTTGTGTCAGCACCAACTGAGTCTTGAGTGGGACGCCTACGGCAGCAGCCTGCATGGTTTCACGGTGAATTATGCGCGACGCCGGACCCTCGCCGACATGCCGCCGTTCAGCGATGAACATCAGCAGAACTGGTGGCGCGACGCCCATGACGATGCGCAACAGAAATGGTATCTGAGCCAAACCAGAGCGCAACCGATCCACCTGCCGGATATCGAGGCATGGCGCCTGGACCTGCCCTTCCAACAGCGCAGCAATGCGCTGGTGGTGGAAAAAGCCGCGCTGAGCCCGCAGCAGATCAACCACGAACACTTCTTGCAGATGAGCGGCGACGACGGCGAGTGGGCGAAACAGGCGGTGCTGGCCAGCCTGTCATTGCAGCGCTATATCAACCCGCAGAATGCTCAGACCCTTGAACCCGGTGAGGCCACCTTCGCGGGTCTGCCGGGGTATGTGGAAAGGGCAGAACTGGATGCCATCGCCCTGAGCGCTTACGACAAACTCAAGAATACCGACGGCGAAATGCCCTTCAACCTGAAAGAAAAACTCGAATCGCCAGAAGTCGGCTATCACATCATGCCGCTGTTTTTGCCGGCAGCCGCAGAGACCGCAATCGCCGATCCGGACGATGCGAAGAACTATTTGTGGTCGGTGCACCGAGGCTTCCCCACTTACCACGGGTTCGACAGCTTTTATAACCTGGAGAAATACCGCGAAACCCGTAGTCACGGCGAAACCCTGATCATCTATGACGCGTACGGGTGTCTGACCACCGCCGTGACCTTGCCCGACGGTTGCACCACCCGCAGCCTCGATGTGGATTACCGCACCTTTCTGCCAGCGTCCATCGAAGACGCCAACCGCAATATCCAGGAAGCGCGCTACAACGCGTTCGGCGAGCCGTTGGTCACCAGTTTCCATGGCACCGAACTGGGCAAGCCGGTGGGCTTCGACCCATTGAGCAGCTACGTGCCGCCGCCGGATCGCGATCCGATGGGTGCCATTGCCGACCCGAAAAACGCCATTGGCCGGTTCGCCAGCGCCAGTTTCTGGGACACCTTCAGCTGGATGGGCCGCGTCTCACGCAACCCGCCACCCGCACCGGACTGGTTGGAGTGGGCAAAGAATCACGGTTTCATACTGCCCAGCGGGCACCTTTGCGATCACGCCCGACAACACCTCACCGGCCTGGAAAATCCCGACGCCAATGAGATGCTGCTGCAACAGCAGATCGATGCAGCGCAACGCGAACCCGTGTACTCCGTCGCGCTGCTGGCGGACCGATACCCCGGCGACCCCGAGATGCAAGTGCGGGTCAGTATCGCCTGCCTCGACGGCTTCGGCCGCTCGTTGCAGACCAAGCAGGAAGTAGAACCGGGCAAATCCTGGCAGGTCGGTGAAAACGGCGAGTTGATTCTCAACGCCGACGGCCAACCGATAGAAGCCGAGGTAACGCGACGCTGGCGCGTCAGCGAACCGGTGGAATACAACAACAAAGGTGAAAAAGTGCGGATCTACCGGCCCTACTTCGCCGATCAGCCGCGCTACATCAATGACCGTTCAATGCGCGCGCATGCCTTTCATGATCAGCAGTTCTACGACGCCGCAGGACGTCCGACCGAAACCGTGCTGGCGAAACAAATGCTGCAGGGCAATCCGCCGACGATGAAACATCTGCGCCGGCAAGTCTGGTACTGGATCTGGTGCAACGTGGCCTTCGACGAAAATGATTTGTTCGAGCCTCCACCGGAACAACGGCGGCGCAACTGGTGGTCATGA
- the nuoJ gene encoding NADH-quinone oxidoreductase subunit J, translated as MEFAFYFASGIAVVSTLRVVTNTNPVHALLYLIISLIAVAMTFFALGAPFAGVLEVIAYAGAIMVLFVFVVMMLNLGPASVQQERTWLKPGIWAGPVILAGLLLAELLYVLFAHQSGQAIGHTTVDAKAVGISLFGPYLLVVELASMLLLAAAVTAFHLGRNEAKE; from the coding sequence ATGGAATTCGCTTTCTATTTCGCATCGGGTATCGCGGTGGTGTCCACGCTTCGTGTGGTCACCAACACCAACCCTGTGCACGCCCTGCTCTACCTGATCATCTCGTTGATCGCCGTGGCCATGACCTTCTTCGCCCTCGGCGCACCGTTTGCCGGTGTACTGGAAGTGATCGCCTACGCCGGCGCCATCATGGTGCTGTTCGTGTTCGTGGTGATGATGCTGAACCTGGGCCCGGCCTCGGTTCAGCAGGAACGCACCTGGCTCAAGCCCGGCATCTGGGCAGGACCGGTGATTCTTGCCGGGCTGCTGCTGGCCGAACTGCTGTATGTGCTGTTCGCTCACCAGAGCGGTCAGGCCATCGGCCACACCACCGTAGACGCCAAAGCCGTGGGCATCAGCCTGTTCGGCCCGTATCTGCTGGTGGTCGAACTCGCCTCGATGCTGCTGCTCGCCGCAGCCGTCACGGCGTTCCATTTGGGCCGTAACGAGGCGAAGGAGTAA
- the nuoN gene encoding NADH-quinone oxidoreductase subunit NuoN, which yields MEFTIQHFIALAPLLITSLTIIVVMLAIAWRRNHSQTFLISVAGLNLALLSILPALKVAPLAVTPLLQIDTFACLYMALILVATLACVTLAHAYLGDGGSGYPGNREELYLLILMAAAGGLVLVSAQHLAGLFIGLELLSVPVYGLVAYAFFNKRSLEAGIKYMVLSAAGSAFLLFGMALLYADAGSLSFVGIGQALAATGLPSSLAQLGLGMMLIGLAFKLSLVPFHLWTPDVYEGAPAPVAAFLATASKVAVFAVMVRLFQISPAASSGVLSDVLSAIAVASILFGNLLALTQSNLKRLLGYSSIAHFGYLLIALVASKGLAVEAIGVYLVTYVITSLGAFGVITLMSSPYNGRDADALYEYRGLFWRRPYLTAVLTVMMLSLAGIPLTAGFIGKFYIIASGVESHQWWLVGALVLGSAIGVFYYLRVMVTLYLIEPNLRRHDAQLHWEQKAGGVMLLAIALVAFFLGVYPQPLLVLVQQAGLAG from the coding sequence ATGGAATTCACGATTCAACACTTTATTGCGCTTGCGCCACTGTTGATCACCAGCCTCACCATTATCGTGGTGATGCTGGCAATCGCCTGGCGCCGCAACCACTCGCAGACCTTCCTGATCTCGGTCGCTGGTCTGAACCTGGCCTTGCTGTCGATCCTGCCGGCGCTGAAAGTCGCGCCGCTGGCCGTGACCCCGTTGCTGCAGATCGACACCTTCGCTTGCCTGTACATGGCGCTGATCCTGGTCGCCACCCTCGCATGCGTCACCCTCGCCCACGCCTACCTGGGTGATGGCGGTTCGGGCTACCCGGGCAACCGCGAAGAACTGTACCTGCTGATCCTGATGGCCGCCGCCGGTGGTCTGGTGCTGGTCAGCGCGCAGCACCTGGCCGGTTTGTTCATCGGCCTGGAACTGCTGTCGGTACCGGTTTACGGTCTGGTGGCTTACGCCTTCTTCAACAAGCGTTCGCTGGAAGCCGGCATCAAGTACATGGTGCTGTCGGCGGCCGGTTCCGCGTTCCTGCTGTTCGGTATGGCGCTGCTGTATGCGGACGCAGGCTCGCTGAGCTTCGTCGGCATCGGTCAGGCGCTGGCTGCAACGGGTCTGCCGAGTTCGCTGGCACAACTGGGCCTGGGCATGATGCTGATCGGTCTGGCGTTCAAGCTGTCGCTGGTACCGTTCCACCTGTGGACGCCGGACGTTTACGAAGGTGCTCCGGCACCGGTGGCGGCATTCCTGGCTACCGCGTCGAAGGTGGCCGTGTTTGCGGTGATGGTGCGTCTGTTCCAGATCTCCCCTGCCGCCAGCAGCGGTGTGCTGAGCGACGTGCTCAGTGCCATCGCTGTTGCGTCGATCCTGTTCGGTAACCTGCTGGCACTGACCCAAAGCAACCTCAAGCGGCTGCTCGGTTACTCGTCCATCGCGCACTTCGGCTACTTGCTGATCGCGTTGGTGGCGAGCAAGGGCCTGGCGGTGGAAGCCATCGGCGTGTACCTGGTCACCTACGTGATCACCAGCCTCGGCGCCTTCGGTGTGATCACCCTGATGTCCTCGCCGTACAACGGCCGTGACGCGGATGCTTTGTACGAATACCGCGGCCTGTTCTGGCGCCGTCCGTACCTGACCGCCGTGCTGACCGTAATGATGTTGTCGCTGGCCGGTATCCCGCTGACCGCAGGCTTCATCGGCAAGTTCTACATCATTGCCAGCGGTGTCGAATCGCACCAATGGTGGCTGGTCGGTGCGCTGGTACTGGGCAGCGCCATCGGCGTGTTCTACTACCTGCGCGTGATGGTCACCCTGTACCTGATCGAGCCAAACCTGCGTCGCCACGACGCCCAGCTGCACTGGGAACAGAAGGCAGGCGGCGTGATGCTGCTGGCCATCGCCCTGGTCGCGTTCTTCCTGGGTGTCTATCCGCAGCCATTGCTGGTGCTGGTACAACAGGCGGGACTGGCGGGCTGA
- the nuoM gene encoding NADH-quinone oxidoreductase subunit M — protein sequence MILPWLILIPFIGGLLCWMGERFGATLPRWIALLTMTLELALGLWLWAHGDYSFAPAPGADPTWALEFKHVWIQRFGINVHLALDGLSLLMILLTGLLGILSVLCSWKEIQRHVGFFHLNLMWILGGVVGVFLALDLFMFFFFWEMMLVPMYFLIALWGHSSSDGKKTRIYAATKFFIFTQASGLIMLVAILGLVLVNFNNTGVITFNYADLLKTKMSMTTEYILMLGFFIAFAVKLPVVPFHSWLPDAHAQAPTAGSVDLAGILLKTAAYGLLRFALPLFPNASAEFAPIAMTLGLIGIFYGAFLAFAQTDIKRLIAFSSVSHMGFVLIGIYSGSQLALQGAVIQMLAHGLSAAALFILSGQLYERLHTRDMREMGGLWSRIAYLPAISLFFAAASLGLPGTGNFVGEFLILIGSFASAPWVTAIATSGLVFGSVYSLIMIHRAYFGPSKSDTVLHGMDARELIMVLGLAVLLIYLGVYPQPFLDTSAATMHGVQQWLGTAFTQLASAR from the coding sequence ATGATTCTGCCTTGGCTAATCCTGATCCCCTTCATCGGCGGCCTGCTGTGCTGGATGGGTGAGCGCTTCGGCGCTACCCTCCCGCGCTGGATTGCGCTGTTGACCATGACCCTGGAACTCGCCCTCGGCCTCTGGCTGTGGGCCCACGGTGACTATTCATTTGCACCGGCGCCGGGCGCCGACCCGACCTGGGCGCTTGAGTTCAAGCACGTCTGGATCCAGCGCTTCGGCATCAACGTGCACCTGGCCCTCGACGGCCTGTCGCTGTTGATGATCCTGCTGACCGGCCTGCTGGGTATCCTCTCGGTACTCTGCTCGTGGAAAGAGATTCAACGTCACGTTGGCTTCTTCCACCTGAACCTGATGTGGATCCTGGGCGGTGTGGTCGGCGTGTTCCTCGCCCTCGACCTGTTCATGTTCTTCTTCTTCTGGGAAATGATGCTGGTGCCGATGTACTTCCTCATCGCGCTCTGGGGTCACAGTTCTTCGGACGGCAAGAAAACCCGGATCTACGCAGCGACCAAGTTCTTCATCTTCACTCAGGCTTCCGGCCTGATCATGCTGGTGGCGATCCTCGGTCTGGTGCTGGTCAACTTCAACAACACTGGCGTGATTACCTTCAACTACGCCGATCTGTTGAAAACCAAGATGTCGATGACCACCGAGTACATTCTGATGCTCGGTTTCTTCATCGCCTTCGCGGTCAAGCTGCCGGTCGTACCGTTCCACTCGTGGTTGCCTGATGCCCACGCCCAGGCGCCGACGGCCGGTTCCGTCGACCTCGCCGGTATCCTGCTGAAAACCGCGGCCTACGGCCTGCTGCGTTTCGCCCTGCCGCTGTTCCCGAATGCCTCGGCCGAGTTTGCGCCGATCGCCATGACCCTCGGTCTGATCGGGATTTTCTACGGTGCGTTCCTGGCCTTCGCCCAAACCGACATCAAGCGTCTGATCGCCTTCTCCTCCGTTTCCCACATGGGTTTCGTGTTGATCGGTATTTACTCCGGCAGCCAACTGGCCCTGCAGGGCGCAGTGATCCAGATGTTGGCGCACGGTCTGTCGGCGGCGGCCCTGTTTATCCTCAGCGGTCAGTTGTACGAGCGTCTGCACACGCGTGACATGCGTGAGATGGGCGGCCTGTGGTCGCGTATTGCATACCTGCCGGCGATCAGCCTGTTCTTTGCGGCGGCGTCGCTCGGTCTGCCGGGTACCGGTAACTTTGTCGGCGAGTTCCTGATCCTGATCGGTTCCTTCGCCAGCGCTCCATGGGTCACAGCCATTGCAACGTCCGGTCTGGTGTTCGGTTCGGTGTATTCGCTGATCATGATCCACCGTGCCTACTTCGGCCCGTCGAAATCCGACACCGTGCTGCACGGTATGGACGCACGCGAACTGATCATGGTGCTCGGCCTTGCGGTGCTGCTGATTTACCTCGGCGTCTACCCGCAACCGTTCCTCGACACCTCTGCCGCCACGATGCATGGCGTGCAGCAGTGGCTCGGCACCGCCTTCACTCAACTCGCTTCGGCCCGGTAA
- the nuoK gene encoding NADH-quinone oxidoreductase subunit NuoK, with protein sequence MPAIPLEHGLAVAGILFCLGLVGLMVRRNILFVLMSLEVMMNASALAFIVAGARWAQPDGQIMFILVISLAAAEASIGLAILLQLYRRFHTLDIDAASEMRG encoded by the coding sequence ATGCCTGCTATCCCTCTCGAGCATGGACTGGCGGTTGCCGGCATCCTGTTCTGCCTTGGTCTGGTCGGCCTGATGGTCCGCCGCAACATTTTGTTCGTGTTGATGAGTCTGGAAGTGATGATGAACGCCTCTGCTCTGGCCTTCATCGTTGCGGGCGCCCGCTGGGCGCAGCCGGATGGACAAATCATGTTCATCCTGGTGATCAGCCTGGCAGCCGCCGAGGCCAGTATTGGCCTGGCGATCCTGCTGCAACTGTATCGCCGCTTCCACACGCTCGATATCGACGCTGCCAGTGAGATGCGCGGATGA
- the nuoL gene encoding NADH-quinone oxidoreductase subunit L, whose protein sequence is MNLIFLTFVFPLIGFLLLSFSRGRWSENLSALVGVGSIGLSAIVTAYVIWQFNVAPPESGHYTLVLWQWMAVEGFKPDFALYIDGLSITMLGVVVGVGFLIHLFASWYMRGEAGYSRFFSYTNLFIASMLFLVLGDNLLFLYFGWEGVGLCSYLLIGFYYSNRNNGNAALKAFIVTRIGDVFMAIGLFILFQQVGTLNIQELLVLAPQKFQVGDFWITLATLMLLGGAVGKSAQLPLQTWLADAMAGPTPVSALIHAATMVTAGVYLIARTHGLFTLAPDILHLVGIVGGVTLVLAGFAALVQTDIKRILAYSTMSQIGYMFLALGVGAWDGAIFHLMTHAFFKALLFLASGAVIVACHHEQNIFKMGGLWKKLPLAYASFIVGGAALAALPLVTAGFYSKDEILWEAFASGNHGLLYAGLVGAFMTSLYTFRLIFITFHGEAKTEAHAGHGIAHWLPLSVLIVLSTFVGAMIVPPLHGVLPESVGHAGGEAKHSLEIASGAIALAGILLAALLFLGKRRFVTAIANSGIGRFLSAWWFAAWGFDWIYDKLFVKPYLAISHVLRKDPLDQTIGLIPRMAKGGHTALSRTETGQLRWYAASMAAGAVLVIGAIVLVAV, encoded by the coding sequence ATGAACCTGATCTTTCTGACTTTCGTATTTCCTTTAATCGGTTTCCTGCTGCTGTCGTTCTCCCGTGGACGCTGGTCGGAAAACCTCTCGGCGCTGGTCGGCGTGGGTTCCATTGGCTTGTCGGCGATCGTCACCGCTTACGTCATCTGGCAATTCAACGTCGCGCCTCCCGAAAGCGGTCACTACACGTTGGTGCTGTGGCAGTGGATGGCGGTGGAAGGCTTCAAGCCTGATTTCGCCCTCTACATCGACGGCCTGTCGATCACCATGCTCGGCGTGGTGGTCGGCGTCGGTTTCCTGATCCACCTGTTCGCGTCCTGGTACATGCGCGGCGAAGCGGGCTACTCGCGCTTCTTCTCGTACACCAACCTGTTTATCGCCAGCATGCTGTTCCTGGTGCTCGGCGATAACCTGTTGTTCCTGTACTTCGGCTGGGAAGGCGTGGGCCTGTGCTCGTACCTGTTGATCGGTTTCTACTACAGCAACCGCAACAACGGTAATGCCGCGCTCAAGGCCTTCATCGTGACCCGGATCGGTGACGTGTTCATGGCCATCGGCCTGTTCATCCTGTTCCAGCAAGTGGGCACGTTGAACATCCAGGAGCTGCTGGTGCTGGCACCGCAGAAATTCCAGGTCGGCGACTTCTGGATCACCCTGGCCACCCTGATGCTGCTGGGTGGTGCGGTCGGTAAATCGGCACAACTGCCGCTGCAAACCTGGCTGGCCGATGCGATGGCCGGCCCTACCCCGGTGTCGGCACTGATTCACGCTGCGACCATGGTAACCGCCGGTGTCTACCTGATCGCCCGTACCCACGGTCTGTTCACCCTGGCGCCGGACATCCTGCACCTGGTCGGGATCGTCGGTGGTGTGACGCTGGTGCTCGCTGGTTTCGCCGCTCTGGTTCAAACCGACATCAAACGTATCCTCGCCTACTCGACCATGAGCCAGATCGGCTACATGTTCCTGGCGCTGGGCGTCGGTGCCTGGGATGGCGCGATTTTCCACCTGATGACCCACGCCTTCTTCAAGGCTCTGCTGTTCCTTGCTTCCGGTGCGGTGATCGTTGCCTGCCATCACGAGCAGAACATCTTCAAGATGGGCGGTCTGTGGAAAAAGCTGCCACTGGCCTACGCCAGTTTCATCGTGGGTGGTGCTGCACTGGCCGCTCTGCCACTGGTCACCGCGGGCTTCTACTCCAAGGACGAAATCCTTTGGGAAGCGTTCGCCAGCGGCAACCACGGTCTGCTCTACGCCGGTCTGGTCGGTGCGTTCATGACGTCGCTGTACACCTTCCGCCTGATCTTCATCACGTTCCATGGTGAAGCCAAGACCGAAGCCCACGCTGGTCACGGCATCGCACACTGGCTGCCGCTGTCGGTGCTGATCGTTCTGTCGACTTTCGTCGGCGCGATGATCGTGCCGCCGCTGCACGGCGTTCTGCCAGAAAGCGTCGGGCATGCCGGTGGCGAAGCCAAGCACAGTCTGGAAATCGCCTCGGGCGCCATCGCCCTGGCCGGTATCCTGCTGGCGGCCCTGCTGTTCCTTGGCAAGCGTCGTTTCGTCACGGCGATCGCCAACAGCGGCATCGGCCGTTTCCTTTCGGCCTGGTGGTTCGCTGCCTGGGGCTTCGACTGGATCTACGACAAACTGTTCGTCAAGCCGTACCTTGCGATCAGCCATGTACTGCGCAAAGACCCGCTCGACCAGACCATCGGTCTGATCCCGCGTATGGCCAAGGGGGGTCACACTGCCCTGAGCCGTACCGAGACCGGTCAACTGCGTTGGTATGCCGCCTCGATGGCTGCTGGTGCCGTGCTGGTAATCGGCGCCATCGTGCTGGTAGCGGTCTGA
- a CDS encoding helix-turn-helix domain-containing protein: MKRDIFSELMDGLDALTDERQGKITLRTHKVQLPKLVPITAEEVVAIRQQLKLSRSVFAMYLRTNTRTLENWEQGRATPNAQATTLIRLVERFPQTIEQLAALS, from the coding sequence ATGAAACGTGACATTTTTTCCGAACTGATGGATGGCCTCGACGCCCTGACCGATGAGCGCCAAGGCAAGATCACGCTGCGCACCCACAAGGTCCAGTTGCCCAAACTGGTGCCGATTACCGCCGAAGAAGTGGTCGCCATCCGTCAACAGCTCAAGCTCTCCCGATCGGTGTTCGCGATGTATCTGCGCACCAACACCCGCACGCTCGAGAACTGGGAACAAGGTCGAGCTACGCCCAATGCCCAAGCGACGACATTGATTCGTCTGGTCGAGCGTTTTCCGCAGACGATCGAACAGCTGGCGGCCCTGAGCTGA